Proteins encoded together in one Amblyomma americanum isolate KBUSLIRL-KWMA chromosome 1, ASM5285725v1, whole genome shotgun sequence window:
- the LOC144113124 gene encoding uncharacterized protein LOC144113124, whose amino-acid sequence MDLNKLCGPWLICSSDSDEPVQPYAHSIHAPPTPPNAARLMNGSEDELAMPVVGGHCSEVMKAKQPPVLQFRKTAKRQRTDGSFSSKGQRAVKANRNEPYSSSTWIWPLSTSP is encoded by the exons ATGGATCTCAACAAGTTGTGTGGTCCTTGGCTCATTTG CAGCTCCGACTCCGATGAACCGGTCCAGCCTTATGCACACAGCATTCATGCTCCACCTACACCACCCAACGCTGCCAGACTCATGAATG GTTCTGAAGATGAGCTGGCAATGCCAGTGGTTGGTGGCCACTGTTCAGAAGTCATGAAG GCAAAACAGCCACCAGTACTTCAGTTCAGGAAAACCGCCAAGAGGCAGCGGACTGACGGCTCGTTTAGTAGTAAAG GTCAAAGGGCAGTCAAAGCAAACAGAAACGAGCCATACAGTTCGAGCACCTGGATATGGCCCCT ATCCACCTCACCCTGA